atgagtaggtgtgtccaaacttttgactggtactgtacattgttttaatgtatttatttgttagggacagatacaatgATTCAATGTTTTAACTGTATATTTCCCTAACAGATTGGGCTATTATTATCTACTTGTCTATTATTAACTCTATTTCCTAAAACTCTTATAAACCatctaataataacaacaagtcAGTGTCGTAACagtattacactgaacaaaaatataaaacgcaacatgcaacaatttcaaagattttattgagttactgttcataaaaggaaatcagtcaatttaaataaattcatttggccctaatctatggatttcacatgactgggaatacagatatgcatctattggtcacagataccttaaaaaaaagggaGCGGCGTGCATcaggaaaccagtcagtatctggtgtgaccaccatttacctcatgcagcgtggaaatgttcagcttccaggaattatgtacagatccttgccaCATGGGGCcgcgcattatcatgctgaaacatgaggtgatggcggcggatgaatggcacgacaaagggcctcaggatctcgtcacggtatctctgtgcattcaaattgccatcgataaaatgcaagtgtttgttgtccgtagcttatgcctacccaaaccataaccccacctccaccatggggcagtctgttcacaacatttacatcagcaaaccgctcgcctacacaacgccatctgcccggtacagttgataccgggattcatctgtgaagagcacaattTTGAAGCGTGCTAGTGGCCATTGAAGgcgagcattttcccactgaagtcagttacggcATCAATCTGCAGTCAGGTTAAGACCctagtgaggacgacgagcaagcAGATGAGCTTCCTTGAGATGGTTTCtggcagtttgtgcagaaattctttggtcgTGCAAACCCACAGattcatcaactgtctgggtggctggtctcagacgatccggcAGGTGAAAAATCccgatgtggaggtcctgagctggcgtggttacacatggtctgcggttgtgaggcctgttggacgtactgacaaattctttaaaacgacaatagaggcggcttatggtagagaaatgaacattaaattctttgacaacagctctgctggacattcatgcagtcaccatgccaattgcacgctcccacaaaacttgagacatctgtggcattgtgttgtgtgacaaaactgcacaattgagtggccttttattgtccccagtaccaggtgcacctgtgtaatgctcatgctgtttaatcagcttattgatatgccacacctgtcaggtagatggattatcttggcaaaggagaaatgctcactaacaggaaagtatacaaatttgtgcacaaaattagagaaataagctttttgtgcgtatggaaaatgtctggaatcttttatttcagcacataaacatgggaccaacactttacatgttgcctttatatttttgttcagtttagttgAAAGCCCTCTTTTATTTAAGCAGACTTTAACATTTCTACACTACCAGGGGTCTGTCGGCCTCCTCTCCTGTGACGCCGGGACACCCTAGTGCGGTGTTGCCTGCGGACAGGGTGGCTAATCTGCTTCTTCTGGGCTTTGTGATTGATAGATAAGACTATGAATTACTTTTAGATGGTCCGGGGGTCCCTTTCATAGGGCTGGAGGGGGGCGGAGTGACGTCATCATGGGATAAATGATGATGCAAGAATTATTCATGACTGTATGGATTTTGAAAAGTAAAATAGTAGTTTTGGCAGGATGTTTGTTTTTTTTGCTTACGTTTTTTTGGCCAACACAATGAATCATAGTAGAACTAAACAATCAGAGCTTTATTTAATGGTCATTTGGAATGTCAATTCAATGAGCATTATGGGTAAATAATACAAAACACAGCAGAATATAAAAAGTGGCCAGAAGGATGTAAGAGCCTAAAATGAAGAAAATTGGTGCAAAATTGTAGGAGATCCTCCTGCAGTGTATAGATTACCACAGCATGAGTcaaaatacccataaaacctagcggtcaaacagggaaatggttccaatcgtttttccaccatacatttttcccatgggggattttagaaacacttaaaataagggctgtgtttcatgtaggcttaccctgatAACCATGTacatctctctaggacaaggtgacttttatcaaatGTTGGAAAAACAATTGGGACCATTgtcctgtttgactgctaggttttatgacaccactgtggggctctattataatttatacaacgggtgagtctattcctgaatgctgattggttaaaaccgcattccagtctgtgtctattccacaagttaccaccggctaaatctatgatgttaaaatgcctatttactctgttccatctgactgcgcaatccactgtctcattagcccagccaagcaatttataaacttgatctccactataaaaagcatctagacattatctcacatttctttgagactaacatttagttttcaacagtggagatttctataaaccttgctgtctgtctctcatgtaatttgcaacattgtttcaatattcaaatttgatctccatgtgtcccatagtaatgaacgtgtcaggAGTCCGGACGAGACAGCCAGGCGGTGTTTCTCAGCCAGTTGAACTcgtgaatcagctggcataatttttatgtaATATATACATAGAAATGTAAATCGAAAAAAAGTCAAACGAAattaagtgcagctagtttgcagtctttccaccttcagtttgaagtgattatgttagctgtgttgttggctagctcctctgaacaacagtgtcctgacattTTCTATGCCAAATGAAATcatgcctcattagctcattgttatggatgtgtcaaaataaatgtcactagaaaacagcttaaacaaatgcaaatgcagctactgttgttatttgggctgcactttttgatgtgactgtaagttagccgtagttggctagctagcaagcaagggataagaatgttgccagccagtatggcaatggaacatttagatcGAACGACTgtatccatagatacagaacaaaaagactgaacgactgggtctggcaaccgaaccgatagaacgaacgactagccggcttgggtagcaaccctagatttgtgtggGGACTATatattgtggaaggatgaaatagttttaataaattcatcaaaataacattttttatgaaaatgtcaataattatttgaatatgttggtaaaagTGAAAATGCCCCCGAAGCCAGTTTTTAGAATATATTGCTATGGTTTGCCAGCCCTAGACTTCGTCTCGACCCTAACAACACCTGTGCCAAtaaatcctccaaacaccggcttcttgcgcattatcacttaaatagatATAATCAAATATATTAATAAAATTAATTAAAAAATACAAacgagagggaaggggagagagagatggagagagacagaaaaagactgagtgaaagagagacagatagatggggatgatagagagagaaagagaaagagagagagcattgcaATCATGGAGGGGATGTTGCTAATATGGTGCAAAAAGTACAGTCCCCCACAGTCTAGCTAGCTGATAAAAACAGTACATACAGGTTGCGGATCTCAGCTCTGGCGTCGTCCAGCAAACTGTGTCCGTATCTGGGCAGCAGACCCTGAGGGGCCCTGCCACTCATCTCTACCTCCACACTTCTAGGGCCTGggagacacaaacagacacaaaaGTTAAGGCTAATAGAAAACTCCCTCCTAAATTTGAAAATGAGGCTAAAGCCATATTGCTTTTCTATTCAATCTACGCCTAGGGAGTAAAGACTAGGAGTTCATTTGGGATTCAGTGTCAGAGTATAAAAGAgctgcagtaaaatgtcaaaggTCACCTCTGGGGGCAGCAGGGGGTAGCTGAGCCAGGCTGAACGTGTCCTCCCTCAGTTTCCGCAGGCCTGTATTGACTCGTGATTGGACATGGCCATAGGGGGTGGGCCGTTTGCTCTGCGTCTGCAGCTGCTGTTTGGCGGCCAACAGGCGCTGCTTCAGGCCCTCATTCTGCATCTGCAGCTCCTGGACCTAGAATTGAATTACACTCGATTTTGGGTTGCAAATAAAGAAAACGTACATCGACAAGATGCGCATTTGAAATCCCAGAGGATGACACATAAAAGCATTCATGAAAACActggctctgtcccaaatggcaccctattccctacactacttttgaccagagaccttgtaaaaactagtgcactatatagggaataagggtgCAATTTTGGACGCATACACTTATTTCCAAAGTGGTCCACCTTCTCCTGCAGCTCTTCCATCATCTCCTCCAGCTCCACGTCCCGGCCCCCTGGACGCACCCCACCTGCAGCCACTTGTTCCACACGTCGACGGTCCTTCACCAAGCGCACCAGCTTGGTGGCCATCCTGCGAAAAGCCAAGAGAAGTTGGAAGTTCAATAGAATGGGAGCAGAGGCAAGGGTCAGAAATCCACATGAAGAGTTGTTTAACTCTAAGGTTTGATACTGTAGGGGTATGCATTGAGGTTGAAACCTtagctaaatgtgtgtgtgttgcgtgtgtgtgcatacatccAGGTGCAGTTCCCACCTCTTGATTTTGTcctcctgtttgtgtgtgtgttgtttgaggAGCAGGTTTTCCTCATGGAGCCGTAGGAACCTGTCCTCCAGCTCCTCCCTGCTCACCCGCAAGATTGCCTGCCTCGCCCGGGCATTCTGGGCTACCAGCATCTCTGCAAACAGAACCAGGAAGTTACCACCAGTTTAGTCCCAATTGTTATGGTCCATAGGGTAGAGTAAAGTAAACTAAAGTCAAGTAATGGCATTAATAACCTGATAATCCCACTCCAACCTTAGTGAGGTTTAGGGTGATGTCTTTAACGGGCACATCTGCTGCGGTCTCGTCAGCAAACGTTGACATGGTTCAATCTGGAAACAAAAGGTTGAGACATTACAGCTATCCATCAATGAAAGACAACTAACAGGACACAGCCTCCTGTGGCTTGTTTTAGCTAGGAAGGTCAGATGAAAACTATGCAACTAACTAGTACTAACTAGTTGCTATCAATGTCTAGAATAGGCGTACATCTTATTATTGTTCTACTACCTTAGCTAAATGTTTCTTTCTAGGTCAAAATAGCTCACAAATAGGCTAGCTAGGTTCGTTTGTCTACATACGTACAAAAACAAGCGGCTCGTCTGAAGCCAAGTCTCAATGAACTAGCTAACGTACGTTTTAGAGTGGAAAAGCAAGTTAACAAGTTAGCTATCGTCCAGTTTAAAATTGTCTATCCAATAGTAAAGCATGCATGCATAATGTTTACAATTAACTATTCATTTCCTACACATTTATTACCGTTTCACATAAACACTTCACTCCTCAGAGACTGTTGCTAACAAACAATCGTCTTCCTGTCCCCGTGTGCGCATGCGTTTCAAAATAATCATGGGATACGTAGTTTCAGGAGAAGAGCAGTAGTCAGAAAAGATACACACTTTCCATAATATTATGTACAGTGAGTCAGTATCTAAAAGGTATTTGGTGCAGTAACCTACTTTGCAATGCTGATAGGCATTATTTCAGTAAATGTTCCTATGCACTGTGTCTTTTACACTGTCTCTTTTCATTACCATGTTGACAAGCCTTAATCTTGCCCAAGATGGAGCTTACTGTTAGCCTTAAGGTCCAAGgaccaaaacagccaaatactccatctaaacgtgaatcgattctcaattgcgatGCGGCTATAGAAACATAAAGATCCTagactttcatatcacatcaaaataatctcacaaatacaaaatattaaattactgtacactgttttaaccgACTTTATCACACAGTTGCAGCCgagagtatttttcagtgacgCCACGTTTCTGGCGATGGGGTTCCAGCTGCTGCGACATCGTCTCAGAGTAGTCATCCCTCAGGGTCtctatgctgccacctactgCTATCTCCTCAGTACAGCACATCGCAGGAAAAGTGTAGGTTTCGAAAAGAGTGGACGTTTCAAAATGAACCATATGGAGAAGTGGGGGTTTCGACACGTTTCACTCAATATGTCGTTTGGGTTATCGGACATTAGTAATGGTCTGCAGAGATGACAGTGAGGCATTTCAGTTATTCCAAAAAAGTATATTCACTGACTAAGCTGTTTCTTTAAATGTTACCTACAGGTAGTATGTATG
This genomic stretch from Salvelinus alpinus chromosome 15, SLU_Salpinus.1, whole genome shotgun sequence harbors:
- the LOC139540037 gene encoding protein fantom-like isoform X3 encodes the protein MSTFADETAADVPVKDITLNLTKVGVGLSEMLVAQNARARQAILRVSREELEDRFLRLHEENLLLKQHTHKQEDKIKRMATKLVRLVKDRRRVEQVAAGGVRPGGRDVELEEMMEELQEKVDHFGNKCPGAADAE